Proteins from one Muntiacus reevesi chromosome X, mMunRee1.1, whole genome shotgun sequence genomic window:
- the OTUD6A gene encoding OTU domain-containing protein 6A yields the protein MEDSRSEQRMLRRHHREKKELQARIQLMRSSVPKGDKKKRKQLHLDVARLEAELEQKHQQELEKFQEDFPGISNLDSVTEDLAKMDLENQSPHLLRAQRKRERRVALERSRQERIAEVNMEYLASFRQDEEEKLGAILEAKHLEMKDMPTDSHCMYRAIQDQLVFSVTVESLRNRTAEYMRKHIDDFLPFFSDPETGDAYSPDRFFSYCDDIVCSASWGGQLELRALSHILQTPIEVIQADSPAIVIGEEYTRKPLILVYVRYTCNFGEHYNSVKPQQAGATGGAAPRLF from the coding sequence ATGGAAGATTCACGGAGTGAACAGCGGATGTTACGACGCCACCACCGCGAGAAGAAAGAGCTACAGGCCCGCATTCAGCTCATGAGGAGTTCGGTCCCCAAGGGcgacaagaagaaaagaaagcagctgCATCTCGACGTGGCCCGCCTTGAGGCCGAGTTGGAGCAGAAGCACCAGCAGGAGCTGGAGAAGTTCCAAGAGGATTTCCCTGGAATCAGCAACCTTGATTCTGTCACTGAAGATCTAGCCAAGATGGATCTTGAGAACCAGTCTCCGCACCTCCTCAGGGCACAGAGAAAGCGCGAAAGAAGGGTTGCCCTCGAGAGATCACGCCAGGAGAGGATTGCGGAGGTTAACATGGAGTATCTGGCCAGCTTCCGCCAAGACGAGGAAGAGAAGCTCGGCGCCATCCTGGAGGCCAAGCATCTGGAGATGAAGGATATGCCGACTGATAGCCACTGCATGTATCGTGCCATCCAAGACCAGCTGGTGTTCTCCGTAACCGTGGAGAGCCTGCGGAATCGCACTGCCGAGTACATGCGGAAGCACATCGATGATTTCTTGCCTTTCTTCAGCGACCCCGAAACCGGTGACGCCTACAGCCCCGACCGCTTCTTTAGCTACTGCGACGACATCGTGTGCAGTGCATCGTGGGGAGGCCAACTGGAGCTGAGGGCCCTGTCACACATCCTGCAGACCCCCATCGAAGTGATCCAGGCCGACTCGCCAGCCATCGTCATTGGAGAGGAGTATACCAGGAAGCCGCTAATCCTGGTCTACGTGCGCTACACCTGCAACTTCGGGGAGCACTACAACTCCGTGAAGCCGCAGCAGGCCGGCGCCACTGGGGGCGCAGCCCCTCGTCTCTTCTAG